The sequence TAGGGTTCCCTAGTGTAGGTAAATCCACACTGCTCTCCGTTGTATCAGCAGCCACTCCTAAAATCGGAGCTTATCACTTCACAACGATTACTCCGAATCTAGGAGTAGTGGATGTAGGAGATGGTCGGAGCTTTGTGATGGCCGATCTGCCAGGCTTGATCGAGGGTGCTTCTGAAGGTGTTGGCCTCGGCCATGAATTCCTGCGTCATGTTGAGCGCACGCGTATTATTATCCATGTCGTAGATATGTCTGGCTCCGAGGGACGCGATCCCTTCGAGGATTGGGTAATGATCAATGAAGAGCTGAAACAATATAACGCCAATCTGATCAACCGCCCGCAGATTGTGGCGGCGAATAAGATGGATATGCAGGAAGCAGAGGACAATCTAGCTTCTTTCCGTGAACGTGTCGCTGAACTGCGGCCGGATATTGAAGTTCTGCCTATTTCTTCGCTTACCCGCCAGGGCATACAAGAGCTGTTATACCGTGCAACGGATATCCTTGACAACATTCCAGTTGCTCCAATCGTTGAAGACGTTGCAGAAACCTCTGAGCGGAAGGTATACAAGCTGGAAGCGGAAGAGGATGACTCCTTTACGATTACGCGTGATAACGATGCATTCGTTGTCAGCAGCCCTCGCATTGAGCGGATGCTGAAGCGGATGCAACTGCACACACATGATGCGATTCTGAAGCTGGCCCGCACATTGCGCCATATGGGTGTAGATGCAGAGCTGCGTAAACGTGGTGCTGTGGAAGGCACTATTGTCCGCATTGCTGACTTTGAGTTTGAATTTGTAGAAAACAGCAGCTACTATTAATAATTAATTTTAAATACAAAGCGTCGACTGTGTTTTCCTGATGAAGGATAGCATAGTGGCGCTTTTTTTTGTTTCTAAAGCCTGCAAATCTAAAAAATTCGCGGAAAGAACCAAAACAGGAGCTGAATCGTATACAATAAATAACGAAAAAGTACTTATTCCCCATAAATAAACCGATATATTCTACATACCTATGATCACGAAAGAAGGAATAGGCAGATGGCAATAATTGAAGTAGTGAAATATGATGGTCCTCCAGGTGTTTTCGCATGGAAATATCCTAATCAGGAGCTTGGGACTTGGACCCAACTTATAGTTAATGAATCTCAAGAAGCAATTCTATTCAAGGGCGGACAAGCACTTGATTCTTTTGCCGCTGGACGGCACACGCTTAGCACAGCAAATATACCGATATTATCCAATATTATTAATTTGCCCTTTGGGGGGAAATCGCCGTTTACAGCAGAAGTATGGTATGTGAACAAAATGAACTCCATGAATGTCAAATGGGGAACAAGCACACCGCTGCAGCTGCAAGACCCCAAATATAATATGATGATTGCTG comes from Paenibacillus sp. 19GGS1-52 and encodes:
- the obgE gene encoding GTPase ObgE, which translates into the protein MFVDKAKIFVKGGNGGDGLVAFRRAKFVPEGGPAGGDGGRGGDVIFKVDEGLRTLMDFRYQRHFKAERGVKGRNKSMHGANAEHMIVRIPPGTVLIDDDTGEIIADMTRHGQYVVVARGGRGGRGNTRFATASNTAPELAENGEEGQERYIVMELKVMADVGLVGFPSVGKSTLLSVVSAATPKIGAYHFTTITPNLGVVDVGDGRSFVMADLPGLIEGASEGVGLGHEFLRHVERTRIIIHVVDMSGSEGRDPFEDWVMINEELKQYNANLINRPQIVAANKMDMQEAEDNLASFRERVAELRPDIEVLPISSLTRQGIQELLYRATDILDNIPVAPIVEDVAETSERKVYKLEAEEDDSFTITRDNDAFVVSSPRIERMLKRMQLHTHDAILKLARTLRHMGVDAELRKRGAVEGTIVRIADFEFEFVENSSYY